In Armatimonadota bacterium, one DNA window encodes the following:
- a CDS encoding FAD-dependent oxidoreductase produces the protein MADSPKVIVVGSGVVGLSVAYYAAREGLEVQVIDHEPEGFKNASWGNAGMIVPSHFEPLAAPGMVGMGVRMMLSRESPFSFSLSPGRDLLQWAYRFWRAGTKVHVERCAPVLAQMHLASKALFEDLHREIPGGIGLELHGMAMLCATEEGLRAERNVAEAAARFGVRAQVLTGDETQERQPNLRVTVKGAVRYPDDANLTPGLVLDGLRARLREMGVAFEFRARVSGLKTESGMVRAIQTDRGELGADEFVICGGAWSAELAKRVGIDLPVVAGKGYSMTLPKPTEMPVGGLLLKEARVAVTGMSDGLRFGGTMEIGKPNSTINAAKVAGIRKSVQRYLPAYPPTAFQGVEVWSGNRPVSSDGMPFIGRTKRLPNLLFATGHGMMGLSLGPITGRLIAQILTRQKPEIPLELMDPERYA, from the coding sequence ATGGCGGACTCGCCGAAAGTAATTGTTGTCGGCTCCGGCGTGGTGGGGCTTTCTGTGGCTTACTACGCCGCTCGCGAAGGACTCGAAGTGCAGGTCATCGACCACGAACCTGAGGGCTTCAAGAACGCCTCGTGGGGCAACGCGGGGATGATCGTGCCCAGCCATTTCGAGCCGCTTGCCGCGCCGGGAATGGTCGGCATGGGCGTGCGCATGATGCTGAGCCGGGAGAGCCCATTCTCGTTCTCGCTCAGTCCGGGCCGCGACCTGCTTCAGTGGGCCTATCGTTTTTGGCGGGCCGGGACGAAGGTGCACGTGGAGCGGTGCGCGCCCGTGCTGGCTCAAATGCACCTTGCCAGCAAGGCGCTCTTTGAGGACCTGCACAGGGAGATTCCGGGGGGCATCGGACTGGAATTACACGGCATGGCGATGCTCTGCGCCACCGAGGAGGGACTACGCGCCGAGAGAAACGTTGCGGAAGCCGCGGCACGTTTTGGGGTCCGCGCCCAGGTTCTCACCGGAGATGAGACTCAGGAGCGCCAACCGAACCTGAGGGTCACCGTCAAGGGCGCCGTCCGCTATCCCGACGACGCCAACCTGACGCCTGGACTGGTGCTGGATGGGCTGCGGGCCCGATTGAGAGAGATGGGGGTCGCTTTCGAGTTTCGAGCACGGGTTTCCGGGCTCAAAACGGAATCAGGAATGGTCCGGGCTATCCAGACCGATCGGGGCGAGCTTGGGGCCGACGAGTTTGTGATCTGCGGCGGGGCCTGGAGTGCTGAACTCGCGAAGCGGGTCGGTATCGATCTCCCGGTGGTTGCGGGAAAGGGCTACAGCATGACTCTACCCAAGCCGACAGAAATGCCTGTCGGTGGACTCCTGCTCAAGGAAGCGCGGGTCGCGGTGACTGGAATGTCGGACGGCCTGCGCTTTGGCGGCACGATGGAGATCGGCAAGCCCAATTCGACGATCAATGCGGCCAAGGTCGCAGGAATTCGGAAGTCGGTCCAGCGCTATCTGCCCGCCTACCCGCCCACCGCGTTCCAGGGCGTCGAGGTCTGGAGCGGAAACCGGCCCGTTTCGTCCGACGGCATGCCGTTCATCGGGAGGACCAAGCGCCTCCCAAACCTCCTTTTCGCCACGGGACATGGCATGATGGGGCTGAGCCTCGGACCCATCACAGGCAGGCTCATCGCACAGATCCTGACTCGCCAGAAACCCGAAATCCCGCTCGAACTCATGGACCCAGAACGCTATGCTTGA
- a CDS encoding 3' terminal RNA ribose 2'-O-methyltransferase Hen1 yields MVLLISTTHRPATDLGYLLHKNPGRAHRFELGVGVTAVVFPEATNDRCTAALVLEVDPVGLVRNRQKPSGDGGLFDQYVNDRPYAASSLLCTAMAKAFGTAMTGRCKERPELAEAEIPLEARLPVVAARGGETFLKGLFEPLGYEVECSRLPLDASYPEWGEGRHFDVTIKGVKRIKDLLQHLAVLIPVLDDQKHYWVDEQEIDKLLRKGAGWLSAHPKKEEIARRYLRRQLHLTREALARLVDETDDPDQEEEERASEEQKLERPISLHDQRLSAVLSTLKESKAKKVLDMGCGEGRLLQLLLKERQFEKIVGMDVSYSALEKAHRRLKVERLSPNQAKRLELIQGSLMYRDKRLDGYDAAAIVEVIEHLDPPRLAAFERIVFEFARPRTVVITTPNREYNALFENLPEDGMRHRDHRFEWTRGEFRAWTEGVVERHAYGVKLLEIGPQNAKHGAPTQMAVFER; encoded by the coding sequence ATGGTATTGCTCATCTCGACGACTCATAGGCCTGCAACCGACCTGGGGTACTTGCTTCACAAGAACCCCGGGCGCGCGCACAGGTTTGAACTGGGCGTTGGCGTCACGGCCGTGGTCTTTCCGGAAGCGACCAATGATCGCTGCACGGCAGCGCTGGTCCTTGAGGTCGATCCCGTCGGCCTTGTCCGAAACCGCCAAAAACCGAGTGGCGATGGCGGGCTGTTCGACCAATACGTGAACGACCGCCCCTACGCCGCCTCATCCTTGCTCTGCACCGCGATGGCCAAGGCCTTTGGTACCGCGATGACGGGCCGCTGCAAGGAAAGACCAGAATTGGCAGAAGCGGAGATTCCGCTCGAAGCGAGACTTCCCGTCGTGGCCGCACGTGGCGGGGAGACCTTTCTCAAAGGACTCTTTGAACCGTTGGGCTACGAGGTCGAGTGCTCGCGGCTGCCACTCGACGCCAGCTATCCTGAGTGGGGCGAAGGAAGGCATTTCGACGTCACGATCAAGGGTGTCAAGCGGATCAAGGATTTGCTGCAGCACTTGGCGGTGCTAATCCCTGTTCTAGATGATCAGAAGCACTACTGGGTCGACGAGCAAGAGATCGACAAGCTCCTGCGTAAGGGGGCCGGCTGGCTTTCCGCGCACCCCAAGAAAGAGGAAATCGCTCGACGATATTTGCGCCGACAGCTTCACCTTACGCGGGAGGCCCTTGCCCGACTGGTCGATGAAACCGACGATCCCGATCAAGAGGAAGAGGAGCGCGCCAGCGAGGAGCAGAAGCTGGAAAGGCCGATTTCCCTCCACGACCAGCGGCTGTCCGCCGTCCTAAGCACCCTAAAGGAGTCGAAAGCCAAAAAGGTGCTGGACATGGGTTGCGGCGAGGGCAGGCTGCTACAACTCCTCCTAAAGGAGCGCCAATTCGAGAAGATCGTCGGCATGGATGTGTCGTACTCCGCGCTGGAGAAAGCCCACCGGCGCCTCAAAGTCGAGCGCCTTTCGCCGAACCAGGCAAAACGGCTCGAACTCATCCAGGGCTCCCTGATGTATCGCGACAAACGCCTCGATGGCTATGATGCGGCGGCCATCGTGGAAGTGATCGAGCACCTGGATCCTCCTCGGTTGGCGGCTTTCGAGCGGATCGTCTTCGAGTTCGCTCGGCCCCGTACGGTCGTGATCACTACTCCAAACCGGGAATACAATGCCCTCTTCGAGAACTTGCCAGAAGATGGCATGCGACATCGGGACCATCGCTTCGAGTGGACCCGAGGGGAGTTCCGCGCCTGGACGGAAGGGGTCGTTGAGCGGCACGCGTATGGAGTGAAACTGCTCGAAATCGGCCCGCAAAACGCAAAGCACGGCGCGCCCACGCAAATGGCGGTGTTCGAGCGTTGA
- a CDS encoding nucleotidyl transferase AbiEii/AbiGii toxin family protein: MNFEFPAYPFLERTVIALKDLASELVFVGGSAIGLYLTEPQVRDPRPTEDVDVICEAFTRADWYGYCERIRLLGFAEDVESQVICRFRRDDLVIDVMPLSEDVLGFSNRWYEYAFENASRTPLANGLEIRLPDAATALACKVEAFADRGKDDFYVSKDFEDIVMLLDGRAQLGEEVQSADADLRHFLQSHFRTWLERTECLEAVAGHLPPDAASQARRTIVFERMSSIAGLTQT, from the coding sequence ATGAACTTCGAATTTCCGGCCTATCCGTTCCTGGAGAGAACGGTGATCGCGCTAAAGGACCTTGCTTCAGAGCTGGTCTTCGTTGGAGGTTCAGCTATCGGCCTGTATCTCACAGAACCCCAGGTCCGCGATCCAAGACCAACGGAGGACGTGGACGTCATTTGCGAGGCTTTCACTAGGGCAGACTGGTACGGCTACTGTGAGCGGATACGCTTACTCGGGTTTGCAGAGGACGTTGAGAGCCAAGTCATCTGTAGGTTCAGGAGGGACGATCTCGTGATTGATGTCATGCCCCTTTCCGAAGATGTGCTTGGTTTCTCAAACCGATGGTATGAGTACGCTTTTGAGAACGCCTCCCGAACTCCCTTGGCAAACGGCCTCGAAATTCGGCTTCCCGATGCTGCAACTGCGTTGGCGTGCAAGGTTGAGGCATTTGCAGATCGAGGCAAGGACGACTTTTATGTCAGCAAGGACTTTGAGGATATTGTGATGTTGCTTGACGGCAGGGCGCAATTAGGAGAAGAGGTCCAATCTGCAGATGCCGACCTACGCCATTTCCTTCAGAGCCATTTCCGCACTTGGCTGGAAAGAACGGAGTGCCTTGAAGCTGTAGCTGGGCACCTACCGCCCGATGCTGCGAGTCAGGCAAGGCGAACGATCGTGTTCGAACGCATGTCGAGCATTGCCGGATTGACCCAAACCTAG
- a CDS encoding polynucleotide kinase-phosphatase produces MRIEIPDPCMVVLIGASGSGKSTFGRVHFKPTEIVSSDGCRGLVSDDENDLSATTDAFELVHFLLCKRLTRNKLTVVDATNVQFEARRPLLRIAHDCHALGVAIVFNVRDEVCHERNRSRPDRQFGPHVVRNQNRDLRRSLGRLRKEGFRHIYIFDSPDKIGDVEIVRTPLWTDRRQELGPFDIIGDIHGCYEELAELLSELGYAIQTDFASEGEGPVSVTPPAGRRAIFLGDLVDRGPDSPSVLKLVMSMVESGAAFCVPGNHDVKLLRKLSGKDVQIAHGLAETLEQLATEPPEFIEKTRTFLDGLVSHFVLDEGRLVVAHAGMREEMQGRASGRVRDFALFGETTGETDDFGLPVRFDWASEYRGKARVVYGHTPVPEAEWLNHTINIDTGCVFGGKLTALRYPEMELVSVPAKRGYAESKKPFLVAPVAMSGQQAHDDVLDMADVLGRRHIQTRLRGSVTIREENAIAALEAMSRFAANPKWLVYLPPTMSPTETSSEDGLLEHPAESFAYFASNGVTKVVCEEKHMGSRAVAVVCQNPDVARHRFGVESGESGIIVTRTGRRFFDDEVLERALLGRIASAATEAGLWEGLNTGWMVLDCELMPWSAKAQELLKRQYAPVGASSMASLSAECQVFTEAAQRLNEPELQAKLEDTERRLRLASAYVEAYRRYCWKVDSIEDYKLAPFHLLATEGTVHVDKDHFWHMETLARICSEDPILLKTPYKVVETMNPESVAEGAAWWTELTGKGGEGMVIKPLTFTARGPKGLVQPAVKCRGKEYLRIIYGPEYDLPGNLSRLRRRGLATKRSLAVKEFALGIEALERFVRREPLRRVHECVFGVLAMESESVDPRL; encoded by the coding sequence TTGAGAATCGAAATCCCCGATCCGTGCATGGTGGTGCTCATTGGCGCCTCGGGAAGCGGCAAGAGCACGTTTGGCAGAGTGCACTTCAAGCCAACGGAGATCGTGTCCTCGGATGGCTGCCGCGGGCTGGTCAGCGACGATGAGAACGACCTCTCGGCGACCACGGACGCTTTCGAGTTGGTTCACTTTTTGCTTTGCAAACGGCTCACGCGGAACAAGCTGACCGTCGTCGACGCGACGAATGTGCAGTTTGAGGCTCGCCGACCGCTGCTGCGGATCGCGCACGATTGCCATGCGCTTGGCGTCGCCATCGTTTTCAACGTTCGCGATGAGGTTTGCCACGAGCGCAATAGGTCGCGTCCGGACAGGCAGTTCGGACCTCACGTCGTGCGAAACCAGAACCGAGACCTGAGGCGGTCGCTTGGCCGTTTGCGCAAGGAGGGTTTCCGGCACATCTACATCTTTGATTCTCCTGACAAGATTGGCGACGTCGAGATCGTCAGAACGCCGCTCTGGACGGATCGAAGGCAGGAGCTAGGGCCGTTTGACATCATTGGCGACATCCACGGCTGCTATGAAGAACTGGCCGAGCTCCTTTCCGAGTTGGGATATGCGATTCAAACCGATTTCGCTTCGGAAGGTGAAGGGCCTGTTTCAGTCACGCCCCCTGCCGGCAGGAGGGCCATATTCCTGGGTGACCTTGTGGACCGCGGCCCAGACTCGCCGTCCGTACTGAAGCTTGTGATGTCCATGGTCGAATCCGGCGCGGCGTTCTGCGTGCCGGGCAACCACGACGTCAAGCTTCTTAGAAAGCTCTCCGGTAAGGACGTCCAGATCGCGCATGGCCTAGCTGAAACCCTAGAGCAGCTCGCAACCGAACCGCCGGAGTTCATCGAAAAGACCAGAACCTTTCTGGACGGCCTCGTGAGCCACTTCGTGCTCGATGAGGGCCGCCTGGTCGTCGCTCACGCGGGAATGCGCGAGGAGATGCAGGGCAGGGCCTCCGGCAGAGTTCGCGATTTCGCGCTGTTTGGTGAAACGACGGGGGAAACCGATGACTTTGGACTCCCCGTGCGCTTCGATTGGGCATCAGAGTATCGCGGAAAGGCACGCGTGGTCTATGGACACACACCTGTTCCAGAGGCCGAGTGGCTCAACCACACGATCAACATCGACACCGGATGCGTGTTTGGGGGGAAGCTGACGGCGCTGAGATACCCCGAGATGGAGTTGGTCTCGGTACCGGCGAAAAGGGGCTACGCAGAGTCCAAGAAGCCCTTCCTAGTTGCGCCCGTGGCCATGTCGGGACAACAGGCCCATGACGATGTGCTGGACATGGCTGATGTGCTCGGGCGGCGGCATATTCAGACCCGCCTTCGCGGCAGCGTCACGATCCGCGAGGAGAATGCGATCGCCGCCCTCGAGGCCATGAGCCGCTTTGCAGCAAATCCCAAATGGCTTGTGTATCTGCCGCCAACCATGTCGCCAACCGAAACCAGCTCGGAGGACGGTCTTCTGGAGCACCCTGCTGAGAGCTTCGCCTACTTCGCTTCGAACGGCGTGACCAAGGTGGTCTGCGAGGAGAAGCACATGGGTTCCCGCGCTGTCGCCGTCGTTTGTCAGAACCCAGATGTTGCGCGGCATCGCTTCGGGGTCGAGTCGGGCGAATCCGGGATCATCGTGACGAGGACCGGACGGCGTTTCTTCGATGACGAAGTGTTGGAGCGCGCCTTGCTCGGCCGGATCGCAAGTGCGGCCACTGAAGCGGGCCTCTGGGAGGGGCTGAATACTGGCTGGATGGTGCTCGACTGCGAGTTGATGCCGTGGTCCGCCAAGGCCCAGGAACTGCTCAAAAGGCAATATGCGCCCGTCGGAGCATCATCGATGGCGTCCCTATCGGCAGAGTGTCAAGTGTTCACCGAGGCTGCTCAGCGACTAAACGAGCCCGAACTTCAGGCGAAGCTGGAGGATACAGAGCGGCGACTGAGATTGGCGAGCGCCTATGTGGAAGCCTATCGCCGCTACTGCTGGAAGGTTGATTCGATCGAAGACTACAAGTTGGCCCCATTTCACTTGTTGGCAACGGAGGGGACGGTCCACGTTGACAAAGACCATTTCTGGCACATGGAGACCTTGGCACGGATTTGCAGTGAGGATCCGATCTTGCTCAAGACACCCTACAAAGTGGTTGAGACGATGAACCCCGAGAGCGTTGCAGAAGGAGCGGCTTGGTGGACGGAACTAACCGGAAAAGGTGGTGAGGGGATGGTGATCAAGCCGCTGACCTTCACGGCACGTGGCCCTAAGGGGCTGGTGCAGCCTGCAGTGAAGTGCCGTGGCAAGGAGTACCTCAGGATCATTTACGGGCCTGAGTACGACCTTCCGGGCAATCTTTCTCGGCTCAGGCGGCGGGGCCTCGCCACGAAGCGGTCGCTCGCCGTGAAGGAGTTCGCTCTTGGCATCGAAGCCCTTGAGCGCTTCGTCCGTCGGGAACCCCTTCGGCGCGTACACGAGTGCGTCTTTGGGGTTCTGGCGATGGAGAGTGAGTCCGTGGACCCACGGCTGTAG
- a CDS encoding MFS transporter has protein sequence MKFFAPLRHPGFKNLWLGQAISQMGDALYYIVFMFMVKRVTGSNAMVGYVGALETIPFLLFSAYSGILADKIDRKRILLVSDLLCGSLLLAFAGFVLLVPKPPFAVIGIVAFTLSSIRVFFWPAKGAAIPRLVPEDAVMAANALSSMTQNVMFLAGLGFSGMVLAGLNALSPTYFFATTFAINAMSFYGSAFYIAKLPKIEPERTEEVKHPIQEMREGVRYIRGRSELMAMLGLQLLMTLFISPFFPVFIATNDAWFGGKPETLAALEAAFFAGFTVGSIVVGSLNLKRPGLGFIWGLAATGGTVAVMALTPSVWLFAACNVAAGLAVPFASIPMTSYLQVSVEDAFRGRVNSALNMAWMGMQPVGLALAGVMLDKAGILRSFAIMGSGMTFAALLGLAHGPFRRSEMPAAAAETPTNQGTVASQTLETAAATE, from the coding sequence ATGAAATTCTTCGCCCCTTTGCGGCATCCAGGCTTCAAAAACCTGTGGCTCGGACAAGCCATCTCCCAGATGGGAGACGCCCTCTACTACATCGTCTTCATGTTCATGGTCAAGCGCGTGACCGGCTCGAACGCGATGGTCGGCTACGTCGGCGCCCTGGAGACCATTCCCTTCCTGCTGTTCAGCGCCTACTCGGGCATCTTGGCCGACAAGATCGACCGCAAGCGCATTCTGCTGGTGTCGGACCTGCTTTGCGGGTCACTCCTTCTGGCTTTTGCCGGGTTTGTGCTGCTCGTACCGAAGCCTCCTTTCGCCGTGATCGGGATTGTGGCCTTCACGCTTAGCAGCATCCGGGTCTTCTTTTGGCCCGCCAAGGGCGCCGCGATTCCGAGGCTCGTGCCCGAGGACGCCGTCATGGCGGCGAACGCCCTGAGCTCGATGACCCAAAACGTGATGTTCCTTGCGGGGCTGGGATTCTCAGGCATGGTGCTCGCGGGCCTGAACGCCCTCTCACCCACCTATTTCTTCGCCACCACCTTCGCCATCAACGCCATGTCGTTCTATGGCTCAGCGTTCTACATCGCGAAGCTGCCGAAGATCGAGCCTGAGAGGACGGAGGAGGTCAAGCACCCTATCCAGGAGATGCGCGAGGGAGTTCGCTACATCCGCGGGCGCTCCGAGCTGATGGCCATGCTGGGCCTCCAGCTCCTGATGACCCTCTTCATCTCGCCGTTCTTCCCCGTGTTCATCGCAACGAACGACGCCTGGTTCGGCGGCAAGCCCGAAACCTTGGCCGCGCTCGAAGCCGCGTTTTTCGCCGGTTTCACCGTCGGGTCGATCGTCGTCGGGTCGCTGAACCTGAAAAGGCCCGGACTCGGCTTTATCTGGGGCCTGGCGGCAACAGGCGGAACGGTCGCCGTGATGGCGCTGACGCCCAGCGTATGGCTCTTCGCTGCCTGCAACGTGGCTGCGGGATTGGCGGTGCCGTTCGCAAGCATTCCGATGACCAGCTACTTGCAGGTCAGCGTGGAGGATGCTTTCCGCGGGCGCGTCAACAGCGCGCTGAACATGGCCTGGATGGGCATGCAGCCCGTAGGGCTCGCGCTTGCCGGGGTCATGCTCGACAAAGCGGGCATCCTCAGGAGCTTTGCGATCATGGGCTCCGGGATGACGTTCGCGGCGCTGCTGGGGCTGGCACATGGGCCTTTTAGGAGATCTGAGATGCCGGCGGCTGCGGCCGAGACTCCCACAAACCAAGGGACCGTTGCCTCCCAGACCCTCGAAACCGCCGCAGCAACAGAATAG
- a CDS encoding tetratricopeptide repeat protein, producing the protein MSLASKWFGFGQDPLFDQGVRAMTSSDFDTAIESFEAVLQREKDPGRMQTILRNLTECHSRVADAALAVGDAASALAAVRRALRLHPSYPDLHLKAAKAAFPAGDLEAESASVEQALRLNPRYADALLYRAAMAMRSGDASASKVHASSAQDAQPAYANAVREAMALAESGELPNAAARLFAAVGAAAGDANTRAMAADALSKDRRYEEAAREYELALQLAPNYADIRCKFGQTLLELDRVEEAEHAFRQALEVNPRYAEAWAQLGIALKRLSKSEEAKTAFTEALKLDPTHPIASIEGSRRR; encoded by the coding sequence ATGTCGCTCGCTTCCAAGTGGTTCGGTTTTGGGCAGGACCCGCTCTTCGATCAGGGCGTTCGCGCCATGACGTCGAGCGACTTCGACACCGCCATCGAGTCCTTTGAGGCGGTGCTCCAGCGCGAAAAGGATCCCGGGCGCATGCAAACCATCCTGCGCAACCTCACCGAGTGCCATTCCCGCGTAGCCGACGCGGCCCTTGCGGTTGGAGACGCAGCCTCGGCGCTGGCCGCCGTTCGCCGGGCGCTTCGGCTCCACCCTTCCTACCCCGACCTGCACCTCAAGGCCGCCAAGGCCGCGTTCCCCGCGGGCGACTTAGAGGCGGAATCGGCATCGGTAGAGCAGGCGCTCAGGCTCAATCCCCGCTATGCCGACGCTTTGCTCTATAGGGCCGCGATGGCGATGCGGTCCGGCGACGCTTCAGCCTCCAAGGTTCACGCAAGCTCCGCTCAGGACGCTCAGCCGGCCTATGCCAACGCCGTGCGGGAGGCGATGGCGCTGGCAGAGTCCGGGGAGCTTCCAAACGCCGCGGCGCGGCTCTTTGCGGCGGTCGGCGCGGCAGCGGGAGATGCCAACACTCGCGCCATGGCTGCCGACGCACTGAGCAAAGACCGGCGCTACGAAGAGGCGGCCCGCGAATATGAGCTGGCCCTGCAACTGGCCCCGAATTACGCGGATATCCGGTGCAAGTTCGGCCAAACGCTTCTGGAACTGGATCGCGTGGAGGAGGCCGAACATGCCTTTCGCCAGGCGCTCGAGGTCAACCCGCGCTATGCCGAGGCCTGGGCCCAGTTGGGGATCGCGCTCAAGCGGCTCTCCAAGTCTGAAGAAGCCAAGACCGCGTTCACCGAAGCCCTCAAGCTCGACCCCACCCACCCGATTGCCTCAATTGAGGGCTCAAGACGCCGGTAG
- a CDS encoding proline racemase family protein produces the protein MGALRRIRFVDSHTGGEPTRVIVNGGPDLDGATMETRRADFAARFDAFRSAVVNEPRGSDVLVGALLTEPVSLDSVAGVIFFNNVGTLWMCGHGTIGVVETLRHLGRVEPGPIGLDTPVGRVVATLHESGDVSFENVPSYRHRTAVPVRLASGQTVTGDIAWGGNWFYLCQDHGQVLELSRAAALTEFCWQVREALEREGVTGAEGGLIDHIELLGPSAHPGVLAKNFVLCPGGAYDRSPCGTGTSAKLACLFEDGKIAEGEEIVLESITGSVFRGKVRKPLPLGAQREGEGVGDGGSGSRSNGVIPTVTGRAWVTAEGDLLLDRSDPIRDGLPTPLRGT, from the coding sequence ATGGGAGCGCTTCGCCGGATTCGGTTTGTCGATTCTCACACGGGCGGGGAGCCCACGCGAGTGATCGTCAATGGCGGACCCGACCTCGACGGCGCGACGATGGAAACGCGGCGTGCCGACTTTGCCGCTCGGTTTGACGCGTTTCGCAGTGCGGTCGTGAACGAGCCACGGGGATCCGACGTGTTGGTCGGGGCGTTGCTCACAGAACCGGTTTCTCTGGATTCGGTCGCAGGAGTGATCTTTTTCAACAATGTTGGGACACTATGGATGTGCGGCCATGGGACGATCGGGGTCGTTGAGACCCTGCGCCACCTGGGGCGCGTGGAACCCGGCCCGATCGGGCTCGACACACCCGTGGGCCGTGTAGTAGCGACTCTTCACGAATCGGGCGACGTTTCGTTCGAGAACGTCCCCTCGTACCGTCACCGCACAGCAGTGCCCGTGAGGCTGGCGTCCGGGCAGACCGTCACCGGCGACATCGCTTGGGGAGGGAATTGGTTCTACCTGTGCCAAGACCACGGGCAAGTCCTTGAGCTGAGCCGCGCCGCCGCCCTCACCGAGTTTTGCTGGCAGGTTCGCGAAGCCCTGGAGAGGGAAGGAGTCACCGGCGCTGAGGGTGGGCTTATTGACCATATCGAGTTGCTCGGACCGTCGGCTCATCCGGGTGTCCTCGCCAAGAACTTTGTGCTGTGCCCAGGCGGCGCCTATGACCGGTCGCCGTGCGGCACTGGCACCAGCGCCAAGCTGGCCTGCCTCTTTGAGGATGGCAAGATCGCCGAAGGGGAGGAAATTGTCCTTGAGAGCATCACGGGCAGCGTCTTCAGGGGCAAGGTTCGAAAGCCCCTTCCCCTTGGAGCGCAGCGAGAGGGGGAAGGGGTTGGGGATGGAGGTTCCGGGTCTCGCAGTAACGGAGTCATCCCTACCGTCACCGGCCGGGCGTGGGTGACCGCTGAGGGCGATCTCTTGCTCGACCGGAGCGACCCCATTCGCGACGGGCTTCCTACACCGTTGAGGGGGACCTGA
- a CDS encoding dihydrodipicolinate synthase family protein, whose amino-acid sequence MQVNWKGVFPAVTTQFHRDLTLDLEGTARHIEALIDSGVSGLVMLGSLGENNALTHEEKLQVAHCAMEASRGRVPVLSGVSELSTGEACRYVRAGEKAGLDGFMVMPAMAYRADAEEAKAHFLTVARSTGLPIIVYNNPIAYYVDLLPETLLEMADQDNLVAVKESCGDPRRFTDLANALKGRYTLFAGVDDLALECAMLGAEGWIAGIGLAFPKENQALWELMMAGRWEEARTIYRWYTPLLHLDVGVKFVQNIKLAIQEAGLGSEWVRLPRLVLSGEERERVLKIIRHGMENRPTVPEPASA is encoded by the coding sequence ATGCAGGTGAATTGGAAGGGAGTCTTCCCGGCGGTGACAACCCAATTCCACAGAGACCTCACGCTGGATCTGGAGGGCACGGCTCGGCACATCGAGGCGCTGATCGACTCGGGGGTCTCTGGGCTGGTGATGCTGGGGTCGCTGGGCGAAAACAACGCCTTGACCCACGAAGAAAAGCTCCAGGTGGCGCATTGCGCGATGGAAGCTTCTCGTGGCCGGGTGCCGGTCCTCAGCGGCGTTTCGGAGCTTTCAACTGGGGAGGCTTGTCGGTACGTGCGAGCTGGAGAGAAAGCAGGTCTTGACGGGTTCATGGTGATGCCGGCAATGGCCTACCGTGCGGATGCCGAGGAAGCCAAGGCGCACTTTCTCACGGTCGCCCGCTCAACTGGGCTCCCGATCATCGTCTACAACAACCCGATCGCTTACTATGTGGACCTGCTGCCCGAGACGCTCCTCGAAATGGCGGACCAGGACAATCTGGTGGCCGTCAAGGAGTCTTGCGGAGACCCAAGGCGGTTCACCGATCTGGCGAACGCACTGAAAGGGCGCTACACGCTTTTTGCCGGAGTGGACGATCTAGCGCTCGAGTGCGCGATGCTCGGCGCAGAGGGCTGGATCGCCGGAATTGGCCTGGCCTTCCCAAAAGAGAACCAGGCCTTGTGGGAACTGATGATGGCGGGGCGCTGGGAGGAGGCGCGGACGATCTATCGCTGGTACACCCCGCTGCTGCACCTCGACGTCGGCGTAAAATTCGTGCAGAACATAAAGCTCGCAATCCAGGAGGCCGGGCTCGGAAGCGAGTGGGTCCGGCTGCCGAGATTGGTTCTTTCTGGCGAGGAGCGCGAGCGCGTGCTCAAGATCATTCGGCACGGCATGGAGAACCGGCCGACGGTCCCCGAGCCCGCCTCGGCCTAG